In Myxocyprinus asiaticus isolate MX2 ecotype Aquarium Trade chromosome 32, UBuf_Myxa_2, whole genome shotgun sequence, one genomic interval encodes:
- the LOC127423122 gene encoding hemoglobin subunit beta-like, protein MVTWTAEERAAIQGVFAKIDSQSVGQESLARCLVVYPWTQRYFGGFGNLYNASAIMANPMVAAHGMVVLQGLEKALQNMDDIKKAYASLSELHSEKLHVDPGNFQLLADCLTVVVAARLGTEFTQSVQAAWQKFLSVVVSALTKQYY, encoded by the exons ATGGTTACGTGGACAGCAGAGGAACGCGCCGCAATACAGGGGGTATTCGCGAAAATTGACTCTCAGTCAGTGGGCCAAGAAAGCTTGGCGAG ATGTTTGGTCGTCTACCCATGGACTCAGCGGTATTTTGGTGGCTTTGGCAACCTGTATAACGCCAGCGCGATCATGGCTAATCCAATGGTCGCAGCGCACGGAATGGTCGTGCTCCAAGGACTGGAGAAAGCTCTCCAGAACATGGATGACATCAAGAAGGCCTACGCTTCCCTCAGCGAGCTTCACTCCGAAAAACTGCACGTCGACCCGGGCAATTTCCAG CTGTTAGCTGATTGCCTGACCGTGGTCGTCGCTGCACGCTTGGGGACTGAGTTCACACAAAGCGTCCAAGCTGCGTGGCAGAAGTTCCTGTCTGTTGTTGTGTCAGCTCTAACCAAGCAGTATTACTAG
- the LOC127423386 gene encoding hemoglobin subunit alpha-2-like, with protein MTDFFPKALPLSDEIGNEALSKMLTVYPQTKSYFSHWKDTSPGSAPVRKHGKTVMGGLYEAVSKIDDLKCGLISLSELHAFILRVDPVKFKILSHCILVAFGMMFPDEFTPQVHVAVDKFLALVAIVLAEKYR; from the exons ATGACCGATTTCTTCCCAAAGGCTTTGCCTCTGTCAGATGAAATAGGAAATGAGGCTCTTTCTAA GATGTTGACCGTCTACCCGCAGACCAAATCCTACTTTTCCCACTGGAAAGACACAAGTCCTGGATCTGCACCCGTCAGGAAGCATGGCAAAACTGTTATGGGTGGCCTATACGAGGCAGTCAGCAAAATCGACGACCTTAAATGTGGTCTCAT ATCTCTGAGCGAACTCCACGCCTTCATACTGAGAGTTGACCCTGTCAAATTCAAG ATATTGTCTCACTGCATTCTGGTGGCGTTTGGCATGATGTTTCCGGATGAGTTCACTCCCCAGGTTCACGTTGCTGTTGACAAGTTTCTGGCCCTCGTCGCTATCGTCCTTGCTGAAAAATATCGTTAA